One window of the Streptococcus parasanguinis ATCC 15912 genome contains the following:
- the atpF gene encoding F0F1 ATP synthase subunit B produces the protein MHVSMSEIIGNFILIAGSFLLLIFLIKKFAWNNINGILEARAKKITDDIDGAESARQKAEELASKREEELAGSRKEAASIVENAKETAEKNKSQILSEATQEAVRLKEKAQQEIAHNKEEALNSIKGDVADLTVNLASKLLSQQLDAEGQRQLIDRYLDELGEA, from the coding sequence ATGCATGTATCAATGAGTGAAATTATTGGTAACTTTATTCTCATTGCTGGTTCCTTCCTATTATTAATCTTTTTAATAAAGAAATTTGCATGGAACAATATCAATGGAATTTTAGAAGCGCGTGCCAAAAAGATTACAGATGATATTGATGGAGCAGAATCAGCTCGTCAAAAAGCTGAGGAACTAGCAAGTAAACGTGAAGAAGAGTTGGCAGGTAGCCGCAAAGAAGCTGCGTCTATTGTCGAAAATGCAAAGGAAACTGCAGAAAAGAACAAATCTCAGATCCTTTCAGAAGCCACTCAAGAAGCAGTACGTTTGAAAGAAAAAGCGCAACAAGAAATTGCGCATAACAAAGAAGAAGCATTGAACAGTATCAAAGGCGATGTGGCAGATCTCACTGTCAATCTTGCCAGCAAATTGTTGAGTCAACAGCTGGATGCTGAAGGTCAACGCCAACTGATCGATCGCTATCTTGATGAATTAGGAGAAGCCTAA
- a CDS encoding F0F1 ATP synthase subunit C codes for MNLTFLGLCLACFGVSLAEGLMMSSLLKSASRQPEIIGQLRSLLILGVAFVEGTFFVTLVMAFIIK; via the coding sequence ATGAATTTAACATTTTTAGGTCTTTGTTTAGCCTGCTTTGGTGTATCACTGGCAGAAGGTTTGATGATGAGCAGCCTATTGAAATCTGCGTCTCGTCAACCAGAAATTATTGGTCAATTGCGTAGCCTCTTGATTCTTGGTGTTGCCTTTGTCGAAGGTACTTTCTTCGTAACCTTGGTTATGGCCTTCATTATCAAATAA
- a CDS encoding F0F1 ATP synthase subunit delta — translation MDKKQLMVIEKYTQPFVQLVFEKGEQDLVFEKLTQIKGIFEETGLANFLAHIGVEDEEKAKSLRLFQPSDSQLLDHLIEVVILNHREALFYDIVTICLDQIQLLSNAFVVTVTTVAGLDPVQEQKLVPIIERKFGIQVRSIQQKIDPDLIGGFVVTANHKTLDTSLKHQLQVIKSKLK, via the coding sequence ATGGACAAAAAGCAACTGATGGTGATTGAGAAATATACCCAGCCTTTTGTTCAATTGGTCTTTGAAAAAGGAGAACAAGATCTTGTCTTTGAAAAATTGACCCAAATCAAGGGCATTTTTGAGGAGACTGGACTTGCTAACTTCTTAGCTCATATCGGTGTAGAGGATGAAGAGAAAGCAAAAAGTCTAAGACTTTTTCAACCCTCTGATTCACAATTACTCGACCATTTGATTGAAGTGGTTATTCTCAATCATCGTGAAGCCTTATTTTATGACATTGTAACGATTTGTTTGGATCAGATTCAACTGTTGAGCAACGCATTTGTCGTCACTGTTACGACAGTTGCTGGTTTGGATCCTGTTCAAGAGCAAAAGCTAGTACCCATTATCGAAAGAAAATTTGGGATTCAAGTTCGCTCGATCCAACAAAAGATCGATCCAGATTTAATTGGTGGCTTTGTCGTGACAGCCAATCATAAAACGTTGGATACCAGTCTCAAACACCAATTGCAAGTTATAAAATCTAAATTGAAATAG
- a CDS encoding ZmpA/ZmpB/ZmpC family metallo-endopeptidase, with translation MKKAKQFFEKKTKYSIRKLSVGVGPVAIGAFLLGGSLLGARPVKADQVTLPANVHLGYVTEEELTADEKKQVIHAIPEEYQNEDTFYLVYKKKEATQPVLPQTGSQEIALFGLSLATASFAVLLLSKKHRKKVMGVLLIGAMGQSLLVPVEVAALQNQIFRAYNQDLAISSSKDLANGVIQIDGYDYVGYLHYSPVQKTDSQETKAKQETKFSVAGTIKRSTGIPQVEAQARVTPEVAPAFPQVEKPSLEVSTEPIPFEIINQADPTLAKGQTRVLTAGQNGERTIFTEVSVVDGQEVRRVAESKLTKEPVSQIIAVGTKEDAQPTPQPSPSPVVTAKGTQEEGHVGEAHVQPEAPAYTGVVEAKGTQEEGHVGEAPVQPEAPAYTGVVEAKGTQEEGHVGEAPVQSENPAYQVTEGTVTETETVILPYETEYVTDANRYTDEEILLQKGEAGSQEIRRVYKTVNGEKVGEPLSTTTETVKAPVTEKISRGSKVIEGQTEDISFEEIPFKTVIEQDATLLKGSETVSQAGKNGKKKISKVYKTIKGVKTADAPTVSEEVVEQAQDRIIKKGTKELDKPTLTLTQVDKEELKRSAKASYHLDKPEGVTIKSIQAVLKKGDQVVKTFALSESDLAAALLDLDYYKDYTLATTMVYDRGNGDEEEILKEEPLRLDLKKVEVKNIKETSLISVDDQGLETDSSLLSETPLDVKPYYLKVTTHDNKVTKLAVDKIEEVTVEGATLYKITAKAPDLIQRTADKQFSEDYVHYIAKPKAHEGDVYYNFNELVKAMQANPTGTFKLGSSMNASNVQPAGKSYVTNAFKGILESTEGNKFAIHNITRPLFGNIEGGTVKNLLLENVAIDLPGTDRVAPIAGVIKNNAIVENVKVTGSVVGNNDVAGIINKIDGSGKVSNVAFIGKLHAAGNKGGYLAGVIGENWKGVVEKAYVDAEITGNKAKAAGLVYSSQNGGNNHTVGKEGVLRNSLAKGSIELKEAVQSGGLLGTNWALGTIEDNITMMKVKTGEMVFGHSDIDADDYFTYSRTKRNYSVEGVSEGKKSFNNSRRIPSISLAEAEQKIEAMGITADKFTNSKPIEVTLNNLVSKDDQYKAIDGYDATRELAYRNIAKLQPFYNKEWIVDQGNKLATGSPLLTKEALSVTAMKGNTFVTELGDADHILIHYSDKTKDIFSISPKDSKVKQVKEYSVAELGEVVYTPNMVDKDRRDLISAIVETLNPVELQSDPIYTHLGRTGPNKVNAIKNLYLEESFQEVKDNLTHFVKQLVENQDHQLNTDEAAKRALIKKIEDNKAAVLLGLSYLNRYYGVKFDDVHLKQLMLFKPDFYGKNVDVLDRLIEIGSKEDYIKGTRTHDAFREVVAKSTLSGNLNDFLKYNMELFTSDRDLNDWFIKATKDNVYIVEPETTNPAFASAKHRAYEGLNNDVHGKMILPLLNLKDAHMFLISTYNTMAYSSFEKYGKNTEAERTAFKAEIDKVAKGQQNYLDFWSRLATDKVRNQLLKSNNMVSTPVLDNQNYKGISTDRYGHTNSGKDVAPIRELYGPTDRYHATDWRMGAVARIYGNPYKDDSVFFMVTDMVSDFGVSAFTHETTHVNDRMVYLGGWRHREGTDIEAFAQGMLQTPSVSNPNGEYKALGLNMAYERQNDGNQWYNTNPNDLTSREEIDRYMKGYNDTLMLLDYLEGEAVLDKHSKDLNNAWFKKVDKQYRGANTKNQFDKVRPLSDEEKAIALNTVDDLITNNFMTNRGPGNGVYNPSDFGSAYVTVPMMTGIYGGNTSEGAPGAMSFKHNTFRIWGYYGYEKGFLGYASNKYKQESKQAGLATLGDDFVIQKISDGRFSTLEDWKKAYFNEVVTSAKNGMQAIDIDGKTYNSYEDLKRAFAEAVDKDKATLSNGSVKFDNTVALKEKVFKKLLQQTDSFKTSIFK, from the coding sequence ATGAAAAAAGCAAAACAATTTTTTGAAAAGAAGACCAAATATTCGATTCGGAAATTATCCGTTGGGGTTGGTCCAGTGGCCATTGGAGCCTTTTTATTGGGAGGAAGTCTGTTAGGAGCTCGTCCTGTCAAAGCTGATCAGGTGACCCTACCTGCAAACGTTCACTTAGGATATGTGACAGAAGAAGAGCTAACTGCTGATGAAAAAAAACAGGTAATTCATGCAATTCCTGAAGAATACCAAAATGAAGATACCTTCTATTTAGTCTATAAGAAGAAGGAGGCAACTCAGCCAGTTCTTCCCCAAACAGGAAGTCAGGAAATCGCCCTCTTTGGCCTAAGTCTAGCCACAGCTTCATTTGCGGTCCTCTTACTTTCTAAAAAGCACCGGAAGAAGGTCATGGGCGTCCTTTTGATTGGAGCCATGGGACAAAGTCTTTTAGTTCCAGTTGAAGTCGCTGCGCTACAAAATCAAATTTTTCGCGCTTATAATCAGGATCTTGCGATCTCATCGAGCAAAGATCTTGCAAATGGCGTGATTCAAATTGACGGCTACGACTATGTGGGCTATCTGCACTACTCGCCAGTCCAAAAGACGGATTCACAAGAAACAAAGGCTAAGCAGGAAACGAAATTTTCTGTAGCAGGGACGATCAAAAGAAGCACAGGGATTCCACAAGTGGAAGCACAAGCGCGTGTGACCCCAGAAGTCGCTCCAGCCTTTCCTCAAGTTGAAAAACCAAGCCTTGAAGTCTCTACTGAGCCTATCCCATTTGAAATTATCAACCAAGCTGATCCTACATTAGCCAAAGGGCAAACTAGGGTGCTGACTGCTGGCCAAAATGGAGAGCGGACTATATTTACGGAAGTGAGTGTAGTAGATGGACAAGAAGTTCGCAGAGTAGCTGAAAGCAAGCTCACTAAAGAACCGGTTTCGCAAATTATTGCCGTCGGTACAAAAGAAGATGCGCAACCAACCCCTCAACCAAGCCCTTCTCCAGTTGTAACAGCAAAGGGGACGCAGGAAGAAGGTCACGTGGGAGAAGCTCACGTTCAACCAGAGGCTCCAGCCTATACAGGAGTAGTGGAAGCTAAAGGGACGCAGGAAGAAGGTCACGTGGGAGAAGCTCCTGTTCAACCAGAGGCTCCAGCCTATACAGGAGTAGTGGAAGCTAAAGGGACACAAGAAGAAGGTCATGTTGGCGAAGCTCCTGTTCAATCAGAGAATCCAGCCTACCAAGTGACCGAAGGGACAGTGACGGAGACAGAAACGGTAATCCTTCCATATGAAACAGAGTATGTAACGGATGCCAATCGTTACACCGATGAAGAAATCCTCCTTCAGAAAGGCGAAGCTGGTAGCCAGGAAATTCGCCGTGTTTATAAAACGGTCAATGGCGAAAAGGTTGGAGAGCCCCTCAGCACGACAACTGAAACGGTAAAAGCTCCTGTGACAGAAAAAATTAGTCGTGGAAGTAAGGTGATTGAAGGCCAAACAGAGGATATTTCTTTTGAGGAAATTCCATTTAAGACGGTAATCGAACAGGATGCCACCTTGCTGAAAGGAAGCGAAACAGTTTCTCAAGCAGGTAAAAACGGGAAGAAGAAAATCAGCAAAGTCTATAAGACCATTAAAGGTGTAAAAACTGCGGATGCTCCAACAGTTTCGGAGGAAGTAGTTGAACAAGCCCAAGATCGGATCATTAAAAAAGGGACCAAAGAACTAGACAAGCCAACCTTAACCTTGACCCAGGTCGATAAGGAAGAATTGAAGCGCAGTGCCAAAGCTAGCTATCATTTAGACAAACCAGAGGGTGTGACCATCAAGTCCATCCAGGCGGTGTTGAAGAAGGGCGATCAAGTGGTGAAAACTTTTGCCCTTTCAGAGTCTGATTTAGCAGCTGCCTTACTGGATTTAGACTACTACAAGGATTATACGCTGGCAACGACCATGGTCTATGACCGCGGAAATGGGGATGAAGAAGAGATTCTCAAGGAAGAGCCACTAAGACTTGACCTTAAAAAAGTTGAAGTCAAAAACATCAAGGAAACCAGTCTGATTAGCGTGGATGACCAAGGTCTTGAGACAGATAGTAGCCTCTTGTCTGAAACACCATTGGATGTGAAACCTTATTACTTAAAGGTTACCACCCATGATAATAAGGTCACAAAACTGGCTGTTGATAAAATTGAAGAAGTGACGGTAGAGGGAGCGACCTTATACAAAATAACAGCCAAAGCTCCAGATCTGATCCAACGGACTGCGGACAAGCAGTTTAGTGAGGACTATGTCCATTATATTGCGAAGCCGAAAGCTCATGAAGGAGATGTCTATTACAATTTCAACGAACTTGTAAAAGCTATGCAAGCCAATCCGACTGGTACCTTTAAGCTTGGTAGCAGTATGAATGCAAGTAATGTGCAACCAGCTGGCAAGTCTTATGTAACCAATGCCTTCAAGGGAATATTGGAAAGTACAGAAGGCAATAAATTTGCTATCCATAACATTACGAGACCGTTATTTGGTAACATCGAAGGTGGTACTGTTAAGAATCTCTTGCTTGAAAATGTTGCGATTGACCTACCTGGGACAGATCGAGTAGCACCAATCGCAGGTGTCATAAAAAATAATGCGATTGTCGAAAATGTTAAAGTAACAGGAAGCGTTGTTGGAAACAACGATGTAGCAGGGATCATCAATAAAATTGATGGCAGTGGGAAGGTCAGTAATGTTGCCTTCATCGGGAAACTGCACGCTGCTGGCAATAAAGGTGGCTATCTAGCAGGTGTTATTGGTGAGAACTGGAAAGGTGTCGTTGAAAAAGCTTACGTTGATGCTGAAATCACTGGTAACAAAGCCAAAGCGGCAGGTCTCGTTTATTCCTCTCAAAATGGTGGAAATAACCACACAGTAGGTAAAGAAGGGGTTCTCAGAAATTCACTTGCTAAAGGTTCAATTGAACTCAAAGAAGCAGTTCAATCTGGTGGATTACTCGGGACCAACTGGGCCTTGGGGACTATTGAAGACAATATCACCATGATGAAAGTCAAAACTGGTGAGATGGTCTTCGGACACTCGGATATCGATGCAGATGATTACTTCACCTATTCAAGAACCAAGCGCAATTACAGTGTGGAGGGCGTGAGTGAAGGGAAGAAATCCTTTAACAATTCCCGTAGAATCCCAAGCATCTCGCTGGCAGAAGCTGAGCAGAAGATTGAAGCAATGGGAATCACTGCTGATAAATTTACCAACAGTAAACCGATTGAAGTTACGCTCAATAACCTTGTTAGCAAAGACGATCAATACAAGGCAATTGATGGCTACGATGCCACTCGCGAACTTGCTTACCGCAATATTGCAAAACTGCAACCATTCTACAACAAAGAGTGGATTGTGGATCAAGGAAATAAATTGGCTACAGGAAGTCCTCTCTTGACAAAAGAAGCCTTGTCGGTGACGGCCATGAAAGGCAATACCTTTGTGACAGAACTGGGGGATGCCGACCATATTCTGATCCATTACTCGGATAAGACAAAAGATATCTTTAGCATTTCACCGAAAGATTCAAAAGTCAAACAAGTGAAAGAGTACAGCGTAGCGGAGCTCGGTGAAGTGGTCTACACGCCGAATATGGTGGACAAAGACCGGAGAGATCTCATTAGTGCCATTGTTGAAACATTAAATCCCGTCGAATTACAATCTGACCCAATCTACACGCACCTAGGTAGAACAGGACCTAACAAAGTCAATGCCATTAAGAACCTTTACCTCGAAGAAAGCTTCCAAGAAGTCAAAGACAATCTGACTCACTTTGTCAAACAACTGGTTGAAAACCAAGACCATCAATTAAACACGGATGAGGCTGCCAAACGGGCACTCATCAAGAAAATTGAAGATAACAAGGCTGCCGTACTTCTGGGGCTTTCTTACCTCAATCGCTATTACGGAGTGAAGTTCGATGATGTCCATCTCAAACAGCTCATGTTGTTCAAGCCAGACTTCTATGGGAAGAATGTCGATGTTTTAGATCGCTTGATCGAAATTGGTTCAAAAGAAGATTATATCAAAGGGACTCGTACCCACGATGCCTTCCGAGAAGTCGTGGCTAAATCGACTCTTTCTGGTAACCTAAATGACTTCTTGAAGTACAATATGGAGCTCTTTACAAGTGATAGAGACTTGAATGATTGGTTCATCAAAGCAACCAAAGACAATGTCTATATAGTGGAGCCTGAGACGACCAATCCAGCGTTCGCATCTGCCAAACACAGAGCTTATGAAGGCTTAAACAATGATGTTCACGGTAAAATGATCTTGCCACTCTTGAACTTAAAAGATGCCCATATGTTCTTGATTTCAACTTACAATACCATGGCCTACAGTTCCTTTGAGAAATATGGCAAGAATACGGAAGCGGAACGAACTGCCTTCAAAGCGGAAATTGACAAGGTGGCTAAAGGACAACAAAATTACCTAGATTTCTGGTCGCGTCTCGCAACGGATAAGGTTCGCAATCAACTCTTGAAGAGCAATAATATGGTTTCGACCCCTGTCCTTGATAATCAAAACTACAAGGGCATTAGTACAGATCGCTATGGCCATACCAACAGTGGCAAAGATGTCGCTCCAATTCGTGAATTGTATGGCCCAACCGATCGTTACCATGCGACAGATTGGCGGATGGGAGCAGTAGCTCGAATTTACGGAAATCCATATAAAGACGACTCTGTCTTCTTCATGGTGACCGATATGGTCAGTGACTTTGGGGTGTCTGCCTTTACCCACGAAACGACGCACGTCAATGACCGTATGGTTTACTTAGGTGGGTGGAGACACCGCGAAGGGACAGATATTGAAGCCTTTGCCCAAGGAATGCTCCAAACACCATCTGTATCCAATCCAAATGGGGAATACAAAGCCTTAGGTCTCAACATGGCTTATGAACGTCAAAACGATGGAAACCAATGGTACAATACAAATCCAAATGATCTCACCTCACGTGAGGAGATTGATCGGTACATGAAAGGCTATAACGATACGCTCATGCTTCTGGATTACCTAGAAGGGGAAGCTGTATTGGATAAACATAGCAAGGACTTAAACAATGCTTGGTTCAAGAAGGTTGATAAACAATACCGAGGAGCGAACACCAAGAATCAATTCGATAAGGTTCGACCGTTGAGTGATGAGGAAAAAGCCATTGCTTTAAATACAGTAGATGACCTCATCACCAATAATTTCATGACCAACCGTGGTCCTGGAAATGGCGTCTATAATCCATCTGACTTTGGTTCAGCCTATGTGACTGTGCCGATGATGACAGGGATCTATGGTGGGAACACCAGTGAAGGGGCTCCTGGAGCCATGTCCTTCAAACACAATACTTTCAGGATTTGGGGCTATTATGGCTATGAAAAAGGCTTCTTAGGGTATGCTTCAAACAAGTATAAACAAGAGTCTAAACAAGCTGGACTTGCCACTCTAGGAGATGACTTCGTCATTCAGAAGATTTCTGATGGAAGATTCAGTACCCTTGAAGATTGGAAGAAAGCTTACTTCAATGAAGTGGTAACCAGTGCCAAAAATGGAATGCAGGCTATTGACATCGATGGGAAGACATACAATAGCTATGAAGACTTGAAACGTGCATTTGCTGAAGCAGTGGATAAAGATAAGGCTACTCTAAGTAACGGTTCTGTCAAATTTGACAATACGGTTGCACTGAAAGAAAAAGTCTTTAAGAAATTGCTGCAACAAACAGACAGTTTCAAAACGTCTATCTTTAAATAA
- the glgA gene encoding glycogen synthase GlgA: protein MKLLFVAAEGAPFSKTGGLGDVIGALPKSLAKSGHDVRVILPYYDMVEAKFGDQIEDVLHFETKVGWRSQYVGVKRIVRDGVTFYFIDNQHYFFRGHVYGDFDDGERFAFFQLAALETMERVDFIPDVLHAHDYHTAMIPFLLKEKYRWIQAYHGIKTVLTIHNLEFQGQFDPGMLWDLFGVGFERYADGTLRWNDCLNWMKAGILYADRVTTVSPSYAHEIMTSEYGCGLDQILRMESGKVTGIVNGIDADLYNPETDPLLTYHFSLSDLSGKAASKRALQERVGLPVRDDVPLFGIVSRLTRQKGFDVVVEELHQLLQKDIQIVLLGTGDPGFENAFAWFGQAYSDKLSANITFDVQLAQEIYAASDVFLMPSRFEPCGLSQMMAMRYGTLPLVHEVGGLRDTVQPYNVVDGSGTGFSFNNLSGYWFNWAVDEALAVYYKDKQAWYGLQEQAMTRDFSWDTASQRYNDLYQSL from the coding sequence ATGAAACTATTATTTGTTGCAGCTGAAGGAGCACCGTTTTCTAAAACAGGGGGGTTGGGAGACGTCATTGGCGCTCTTCCTAAATCCTTAGCTAAAAGTGGTCATGATGTGCGCGTGATCCTCCCATACTATGATATGGTAGAGGCCAAGTTTGGAGATCAAATCGAAGATGTCTTGCATTTTGAGACCAAAGTTGGCTGGAGAAGTCAATATGTTGGTGTGAAACGCATTGTGCGCGATGGAGTCACCTTTTACTTTATTGATAACCAACACTATTTCTTTAGAGGCCATGTGTATGGTGACTTTGATGATGGCGAACGCTTTGCCTTCTTCCAGCTTGCGGCCTTAGAAACGATGGAACGGGTTGACTTCATTCCAGATGTTCTTCATGCACATGATTACCATACAGCGATGATTCCTTTCTTGCTTAAGGAGAAATACCGTTGGATTCAAGCTTATCATGGGATTAAGACAGTATTGACCATCCATAATTTGGAATTCCAAGGTCAGTTTGACCCAGGAATGTTATGGGATCTATTCGGAGTGGGATTTGAACGCTATGCAGACGGAACGCTTCGGTGGAATGATTGCCTGAATTGGATGAAAGCCGGCATTCTATATGCTGACCGTGTGACAACCGTATCTCCTAGTTATGCACATGAGATTATGACTTCTGAATATGGTTGTGGCTTGGATCAGATCCTTCGGATGGAGTCTGGCAAGGTGACCGGTATTGTTAACGGGATTGATGCGGATCTATATAATCCTGAAACTGATCCGCTTCTGACGTATCACTTCAGTCTCTCAGATCTTTCAGGTAAAGCAGCTAGTAAACGAGCTCTTCAAGAACGTGTCGGTCTACCCGTTCGCGATGATGTACCTTTGTTTGGGATCGTCTCTCGTTTGACACGCCAAAAAGGTTTTGATGTTGTGGTAGAAGAGTTGCATCAACTCTTGCAAAAGGATATTCAGATTGTCTTGCTCGGTACAGGAGATCCTGGATTTGAAAATGCCTTTGCTTGGTTCGGTCAAGCCTACTCAGATAAACTTTCAGCTAATATCACATTTGATGTCCAATTGGCCCAAGAAATCTATGCAGCGTCAGATGTCTTCTTGATGCCAAGCCGCTTTGAACCGTGTGGTCTTTCTCAAATGATGGCCATGCGTTATGGAACCCTTCCTTTGGTGCATGAAGTCGGCGGACTTCGAGATACGGTTCAACCGTATAATGTTGTTGATGGAAGTGGAACAGGCTTTAGCTTCAATAATTTGTCTGGCTATTGGTTTAACTGGGCAGTTGATGAAGCTTTGGCTGTCTACTACAAAGACAAACAGGCTTGGTATGGTCTGCAAGAGCAAGCTATGACTCGTGACTTCTCATGGGATACGGCTAGTCAACGATACAATGATTTGTACCAATCCTTATAA
- the glgD gene encoding glucose-1-phosphate adenylyltransferase subunit GlgD, whose protein sequence is MKIDKYSAILGNTVGYHDMSTLTSHRPVASLPFDGKYRLIDFPLSSLANAGIRSVFGIFQQENISSVFDHIRSGREWGLSTLLSHYYLGIYNTPVENTTVGPEYYQQLLTYLKRSGSNQTVALNCDVLMNIDLNQIFHLHNTIDRPITVVYKKLHLQNISEVNAVLEIDETDHVTEQKLFDGKDPDEVYNMSTDVFIVDTPWLIEKIEEEAKKEYPQKLRYILRDLAVEYNAFAFEYTGYLANIHSVESYYQANLDMLENQKFMKLFSPNQKVYTKVKNEEPTYYSKTSNIKSSQFASGSIVEGTVERSVVSRRVHLHQGSEVRSSLLFPGVVIHENAIVEHAILDKGAEVAAGVTIRGTEEAPVVVKKGTIVTEDIV, encoded by the coding sequence ATGAAGATTGATAAATATTCAGCCATTTTAGGAAATACAGTTGGGTATCATGATATGTCCACTTTGACTAGCCATCGTCCGGTAGCATCCCTACCGTTTGATGGGAAATACCGCTTAATCGACTTCCCATTGTCTAGTCTTGCAAATGCTGGTATTCGTAGTGTTTTTGGGATTTTCCAACAAGAAAATATTAGTTCGGTCTTTGACCATATTCGTTCAGGTCGTGAGTGGGGCTTGTCTACTTTATTGAGCCACTATTACCTCGGAATCTATAATACTCCAGTTGAAAATACAACGGTAGGGCCAGAATACTACCAACAATTATTGACCTACTTGAAACGGTCTGGTTCTAACCAAACAGTTGCTTTGAACTGTGATGTATTAATGAATATTGACCTCAATCAGATTTTCCACCTTCATAATACCATTGATCGTCCGATTACAGTGGTTTATAAAAAGTTGCATCTTCAAAATATCTCTGAAGTGAATGCTGTCTTGGAAATTGATGAAACAGACCATGTTACAGAGCAAAAACTTTTTGATGGCAAGGATCCTGATGAAGTATACAACATGTCAACAGATGTCTTTATTGTGGATACTCCTTGGTTGATTGAAAAAATAGAAGAAGAAGCTAAGAAAGAATACCCACAAAAATTGCGCTATATCTTGCGTGATTTGGCGGTGGAATACAATGCTTTTGCTTTTGAATATACAGGCTACCTAGCAAATATTCACTCAGTTGAATCCTATTATCAAGCAAACTTGGATATGTTGGAAAACCAAAAATTCATGAAGCTCTTTTCACCAAATCAAAAGGTGTATACAAAAGTGAAGAATGAAGAGCCGACTTATTATTCCAAGACTTCAAATATCAAATCGTCCCAATTTGCTTCTGGTAGTATTGTAGAAGGAACCGTTGAACGCTCTGTTGTTTCACGCCGGGTACACCTTCATCAAGGTTCAGAAGTCCGTAGTAGTCTTCTTTTCCCTGGTGTTGTAATTCATGAAAATGCAATCGTCGAACATGCCATCCTGGATAAGGGGGCCGAAGTGGCTGCTGGTGTGACGATTCGTGGGACAGAAGAAGCACCTGTCGTGGTTAAAAAAGGAACGATTGTTACAGAGGATATTGTCTAA
- the atpB gene encoding F0F1 ATP synthase subunit A, with the protein MEESITPTITLGPVTFNLTLLAMTLIAVLVVFGFIYWASRKMTIRPKGKQNVLEYAYDFVVGFTKGNIGEHYIKDYSLFLFVLFLFLLVANNIGLMAKIETTNGYNLWTSPTANLGYDFAFSFLITLIAHVEGIRRRGVKEYLKAFVTPGFMTPMNILEELTNFASLALRIFGNIFAGEVLASLLVNLSHQAFYWYPFAFIGSMAWTAFSIFISCIQAYVFTMLSSIYIGKKINGEE; encoded by the coding sequence TTGGAAGAAAGTATCACTCCAACGATAACTCTTGGACCTGTAACTTTTAATTTGACCCTACTTGCTATGACCTTGATTGCTGTTTTGGTGGTTTTTGGCTTTATTTATTGGGCCAGCCGTAAAATGACGATCCGACCAAAGGGCAAACAAAATGTGCTGGAATACGCATATGACTTTGTCGTAGGCTTCACCAAAGGAAATATTGGGGAACATTATATAAAGGACTATTCATTGTTCTTGTTTGTTCTTTTCCTATTTCTTTTAGTGGCCAATAACATTGGATTGATGGCTAAAATCGAAACGACCAATGGTTACAATTTGTGGACATCACCAACCGCTAACCTGGGTTATGACTTTGCCTTTTCATTTTTGATCACCTTAATCGCCCATGTAGAAGGAATTCGCCGACGTGGTGTGAAGGAATATTTAAAGGCTTTTGTGACACCTGGATTTATGACCCCCATGAATATTTTGGAAGAATTAACGAACTTTGCCTCCTTGGCACTTCGGATCTTCGGAAATATCTTTGCGGGTGAGGTATTAGCAAGCTTGCTCGTGAACTTATCACACCAAGCTTTCTATTGGTATCCATTTGCCTTTATTGGTAGCATGGCATGGACTGCATTTTCAATTTTTATTTCATGTATCCAAGCCTATGTGTTTACCATGTTGTCATCAATCTATATTGGTAAGAAAATTAATGGTGAAGAGTAA